The Chaetodon trifascialis isolate fChaTrf1 chromosome 17, fChaTrf1.hap1, whole genome shotgun sequence genome has a segment encoding these proteins:
- the sdhaf3 gene encoding succinate dehydrogenase assembly factor 3, mitochondrial, translating into MAASAHVSKVRSLYKRILVLHRFLPIDLRALGDQYVKDEFRRHKSASSDEVKAFMTEWQNYKDTLQTQVLESAGDQLSSVKFGTHLPEENLSNFQEEQIGQLYELMLESTKPNRQFDIQEDGK; encoded by the exons ATGGCGGCTTCTGCTCATGTCTCTAAAGTCCGCTCGTTGTACAAGAGGATTCTGGTCCTGCATCGGTTCCTGCCGATAGACCTGAGAGCACTCGGCGACCAGTATGTGAAAGACGAGTTCAGAAGACATAAAAGTGCGTCCTCCGACGAGGTGAAGGCCTTCATGACAGAGTGGCAG AACTACAAGGACACCCTGCAGACTCAGGTACTGGAGTCAGCAGGGGACCAACTCAGCTCAGTCAAGTTTGGGACCCACCTGCCAGAGGAGAACCTCAGCAACTTCCAGGAGGAACAGATTGGTCAGCTGTACGAACTCATGCTGGAATCCACCAAACCCAACAGACAGTTCGACATCCAAGAGGACGGCAAATGA
- the c1galt1a gene encoding glycoprotein-N-acetylgalactosamine 3-beta-galactosyltransferase 1 — protein sequence MRHLISNLFFTTGLLMGFFSLHFLLESSFSAQQLIKSRTEAVEHEFKQDSQHVQTGENKSSEDNSSHPIRILCWIMTGPKNLESRTKHIRETWGKRCNKVLYMSSVKSDFPTVELNVTEGRDNLYWKTIRAFQYIHQHHLDEADWFLKADDDTFVVVENLRYVLSKYDTEKPLYLGRRFKPFVSQGYMSGGAGYVLSKEALRRFVKGFDTGECTHFSTIEDMALGKCMETMKVEPADSRDLKGRQTFHAYPPDHYLIRQPQRPRPWFLIYDHYAPIEGPGCCSDFVVSFHYIYAVQLYVLEYLTYHLRPYGYKYRFNPVEKTESNNTTKSM from the exons ATGAGGCACCTTATCTCTAATTTATTCTTCACCACTGGACTGCTGATGGGGTTTTTCTCCCTTCACTTTCTGTTGGAGTCGAGCTTTTCAGCACAACAGCTCATAAAATCCAGGACGGAAGCGGTCGAGCATGAATTCAAACAAGATTCACAGCATGTACAAACCG GTGAGAACAAGAGCTCAGAAGATAATTCCTCTCACCCAATACGGATCTTATGTTGGATCATGACGGGGCCCAAGAACTTGGAATCCCGAACTAAGCACATCAGGGAAACGTGGGGCAAGCGCTGCAACAAAGTACTGTACATGAGCTCTGTCAAGAGTGACTTCCCTACTGTGGAGCTGAATGTAACTGAGGGAAGGGACAATCTCTATTGGAAGACCATTCGAGCCTTTCAGTACATCCACCAGCACCACTTGGATGAAGCAGACTGGTTCCTGAAAGCAGATGATGACACGTTTGTGGTCGTAGAGAATCTACGCTATGTCTTATCCAAATATGATACAGAGAAGCCGTTGTACCTGGGCAGAAGGTTTAAGCCCTTCGTCAGTCAAGGTTACATGAGTGGAGGAGCAGGTTATGTCCTCAGTAAGGAAGCACTGAGAAGATTTGTGAAAGGCTTTGATACAGGGGAATGTACCCACTTCTCCACTATAGAAGACATGGCTCTGGGGAAATGTATGGAGACAATGAAGGTGGAGCCAGCAGACTCCAGAGACTTGAAGGGGAGACAAACATTCCATGCTTATCCTCCAGACCATTACTTGATTAGACAGCCCCAAAGACCACGGCCTTGGTTTCTGATTTACGATCACTATGCTCCAATAGAG ggtcCAGGTTGCTGCTCAGATTTTGTTGTGTCCTTTCACTATATTTATGCTGTCCAGCTGTATGTTTTGGAGTACCTGACTTACCATCTGAGGCCATATGGATACAAATACAGATTTAATCCTGTTGAAAAAACTGAGTCTAACAACACAACTAAATCCATGTAA